Proteins from a single region of Oryza brachyantha chromosome 6, ObraRS2, whole genome shotgun sequence:
- the LOC102701177 gene encoding serine carboxypeptidase II-2 isoform X2 yields MKALTIDCSANLLRFLFVADLLPGLLSWYEPGCGLRTVNSAYTECCHNRKVTVQYVSIEIYYSTSFPFTYLVANILFLDSPVGVGYSYSNVSDDILNNGDARTANDSLTFLTKWIERFPQYKGREFYVTGESYAGHYVPQLAQAIKRHHEATGDKSINLKGYMVGNALFDDFHDHLGVFQFMWTNGLISDQTYRLLNVFCDYESFVHTSSQCNKILDIASTEAGNIDSYSIFTPTCHSSFAASRNKVMKRLHSVGKMGERYDPCTEKHSTVYFNLAEVQKALHASPIINKSKWETCSDIVNTNWKDCERSVLHIYHELIQYGLRIWVFSGDTDAVLPVTSTRYSIDALKLLTVTPWSAWYDEDGEVGGWTQGYKGLNFVSVRGAGHEVPLHRPKQALILIKSFLAGRAMPIVSDSHSDM; encoded by the exons ATGAAAGCACTAACAATTGACTGTTCTGCTAATTTGCTGCGCTTCCTTTTTGTGGCAGACCTCCTGCCAGGTCTGCTGAGCTGGTACGAGCCTGGATGTGGTCTCCGTACTGTGAACAGTGCATATACTGAATGCTGCCATAACAGAAAAGTGACTGTTCAGTATGTCAGTATAGAAATATACTACTCCACTTCCTTTCCTTTTACCTATCTGG TGGCAAATATCTTGTTCCTTGATTCACCAGTTGGTGTTGGTTATTCGTACTCAAACGTCTCTGACGATATATTAAATAATGGGGATGCCAGGACTG CCAATGATTCATTGACGTTCTTAACAAAGTGGATTGAACGATTTCCTCAGTACAAGGGGCGTGAGTTCTACGTGACAGGAGAGAGTTATGCTG GCCACTATGTTCCTCAATTAGCACAAGCTATAAAGAGGCACCATGAAGCCACCGGAGACAAATCGATCAATCTAAAGGGCTATATG GTAGGAAATGCTCTGTTTGATGATTTCCACGATCACCTTGGCGTGTTTCAATTCATGTGGACCAATGGCTTGATTTCCGATCAAACATATAGGCTACTGAATGTTTTCTGTGACTACGAGTCCTTTGTACATACATCATCACAGTGTAATAAGATTCTTGACATTGCTAGTACCGAAGCTGGGAACATCGATTCGTACAGCATCTTCACACCTACTTGCCATTCATCTTTTGCCGCCTCAAGGAACAAAGTCATGAAAAGGCTGCAT TCTGTTGGAAAAATGGGAGAGCGGTATGATCCATGCACTGAAAAGCATTCAACTGTATACTTCAATCTGGCTGAGGTGCAAAAGGCACTTCATGCTAGTCCGATCATTAACAAATCTAAATGGGAAACCTGCAG TGATATTGTTAACACTAACTGGAAGGACTGCGAAAGATCTGTGCTGCATATCTATCATGAACTTATACAGTATGGTCTTCGTATATGGGTGTTCAG TGGAGATACAGATGCGGTGCTTCCAGTAACATCAACTAGATACAGTATCGATGCCCTCAAACTTCTGACAGTAACCCCTTGGAGTGCTTGGTATGACGAGGATGGTGAG GTTGGTGGCTGGACTCAAGGGTACAAGGGACTAAACTTTGTGTCTGTCAGGGGCGCGGGTCATGAGGTTCCTCTTCATAGGCCCAAACAGGCTCTTATTCTCATCAAATCATTCTTGGCTGGGAGAGCAATGCCCATTGTTTCAGATTCTCACAGTGACATGTAA
- the LOC102701177 gene encoding serine carboxypeptidase II-2 isoform X1: MATTTTTRRSAVVPLVLLLLVAVGAAEGGREGDGEAAATWRAEQEWDRVARVPGQDFDVGFAQYAGYVTVSEERGAALFYWFFEAAEDPASKPLVLWLNGGPGCSSIAYGVAEEVGPFHVNADGQGVHLNPYSWNQVANILFLDSPVGVGYSYSNVSDDILNNGDARTANDSLTFLTKWIERFPQYKGREFYVTGESYAGHYVPQLAQAIKRHHEATGDKSINLKGYMVGNALFDDFHDHLGVFQFMWTNGLISDQTYRLLNVFCDYESFVHTSSQCNKILDIASTEAGNIDSYSIFTPTCHSSFAASRNKVMKRLHSVGKMGERYDPCTEKHSTVYFNLAEVQKALHASPIINKSKWETCSDIVNTNWKDCERSVLHIYHELIQYGLRIWVFSGDTDAVLPVTSTRYSIDALKLLTVTPWSAWYDEDGEVGGWTQGYKGLNFVSVRGAGHEVPLHRPKQALILIKSFLAGRAMPIVSDSHSDM; this comes from the exons atggcgacgacgacgacgacgaggaggagcgccGTGGTGCCCCTCGTGCTCCTGCTGCTCGTGGCGGTGGGCGCTGCCGAgggcggccgggaaggggacggggaggcggcggcgacgtggcggGCGGAGCAGGAGTGGGACCGGGTGGCGCGGGTGCCCGGCCAGGACTTCGACGTCGGGTTCGCGCAGTACGCCGGGTACGTCACCGTCAGCGAggagcgcggcgccgcgctctTCTACTGGTTCTTCGAGGCCGCCGAGGACCCGGCGTCCAAGCCGCTCGTGCTCTGGCTCAACGGAG GGCCAGGTTGCTCATCAATTGCGTATGGCGTTGCGGAAGAAGTAGGACCTTTTCATGTTAATGCAGACGGACAGGGCGTACATCTGAATCCCTATTCTTGGAACCAAG TGGCAAATATCTTGTTCCTTGATTCACCAGTTGGTGTTGGTTATTCGTACTCAAACGTCTCTGACGATATATTAAATAATGGGGATGCCAGGACTG CCAATGATTCATTGACGTTCTTAACAAAGTGGATTGAACGATTTCCTCAGTACAAGGGGCGTGAGTTCTACGTGACAGGAGAGAGTTATGCTG GCCACTATGTTCCTCAATTAGCACAAGCTATAAAGAGGCACCATGAAGCCACCGGAGACAAATCGATCAATCTAAAGGGCTATATG GTAGGAAATGCTCTGTTTGATGATTTCCACGATCACCTTGGCGTGTTTCAATTCATGTGGACCAATGGCTTGATTTCCGATCAAACATATAGGCTACTGAATGTTTTCTGTGACTACGAGTCCTTTGTACATACATCATCACAGTGTAATAAGATTCTTGACATTGCTAGTACCGAAGCTGGGAACATCGATTCGTACAGCATCTTCACACCTACTTGCCATTCATCTTTTGCCGCCTCAAGGAACAAAGTCATGAAAAGGCTGCAT TCTGTTGGAAAAATGGGAGAGCGGTATGATCCATGCACTGAAAAGCATTCAACTGTATACTTCAATCTGGCTGAGGTGCAAAAGGCACTTCATGCTAGTCCGATCATTAACAAATCTAAATGGGAAACCTGCAG TGATATTGTTAACACTAACTGGAAGGACTGCGAAAGATCTGTGCTGCATATCTATCATGAACTTATACAGTATGGTCTTCGTATATGGGTGTTCAG TGGAGATACAGATGCGGTGCTTCCAGTAACATCAACTAGATACAGTATCGATGCCCTCAAACTTCTGACAGTAACCCCTTGGAGTGCTTGGTATGACGAGGATGGTGAG GTTGGTGGCTGGACTCAAGGGTACAAGGGACTAAACTTTGTGTCTGTCAGGGGCGCGGGTCATGAGGTTCCTCTTCATAGGCCCAAACAGGCTCTTATTCTCATCAAATCATTCTTGGCTGGGAGAGCAATGCCCATTGTTTCAGATTCTCACAGTGACATGTAA